A single Plasmodium cynomolgi strain B DNA, scaffold: 0110, whole genome shotgun sequence DNA region contains:
- a CDS encoding hypothetical protein (putative) — protein YNFLYYLSLSDHYSYFSLSDVEHIFTNQICSHLKQENDLNICNNHSLCISTDIALKELDKRMLRDNTVNATKWCQYLSYWIYDNIVKSNNCDKNELYIIIEVLRSYYLTISNNCYITNFKLIRKNLLTRKNYINLVKYCI, from the coding sequence tacaattttttgtattatctAAGCTTAAGTGATCATTATTCATACTTTTCCTTATCTGATGTGGAACATATTTTCACAAATCAAATATGCTCACATTTAAAACAAGAAAACGATCttaatatttgtaataatcATTCTCTTTGCATAAGTACTGACATTGCACTTAAGGAATTAGACAAAAGGATGTTAAGAGATAATACAGTAAATGCTACTAAGTGGTGCCAATATTTAAGCTATTGGATATATGATAATATAGTAAAAAGCAATaattgtgataaaaatgaattatatataatcataGAAGTATTAAGAAGTTATTATCTTACTATTAGTAATAACTGTTATATAACTAATTTTAAATTGATcaggaaaaatttattaacaagaaaaaacTATATTAACTTGGTGAAATATTGCATTTAA